The nucleotide sequence ACGAGACGTAGATATTACTGCGACAGATTACCACCCAGAAGTAGGTACTTTTCTAACCAGAAACTCTGAGCTCAATGGCGATGCTGTTATTCCTTATGAAAGAACTGGTTGGGGCGATAATAATGATAGTTTAGGTCGCTTTGATTTAATCATTGGTAGTGACCTCTTATACGAAGACCAGCATATAGATTTACTTGCCAATTTTATTGGCGAACATTCTAACTCAGCTTGCGAAGTAATTATTGTAGATCCCGGCCGAGGCAGAAAAAACAAACTGGCGAAAAAGTTACTTGAATTTGGCTATGTATCGACGTTCTTTAAACCAGAGCATACCGACTATCTAGACAGCAATTTTAAAGGTTTTATTCTTAAGTTTGTGCGTTAAAATTTTTGCCTTTTTCGTTTACCAGTACTCTCTAACTAACACGATTTTTCCATCTTTAAACTCTATTAAACGCATTAACGGAGCTGGATCTACTTCGGTTTTTCCATCCATAACTATCGTCGATATATAAGCAATGGTGACGGCTTGTTTGCCATTGATTTGATTAACAACTTTAGTTGTTAAAGAGTCAGCTACGCCCATATAGCGCTTTAAACCGTCAATAAATTCAGACTTAGATAGATCAGCATTGTAATTTGGGTGTTGATAACGCATATCCTCAGCCAATAAATTGGCTACTGCATTTATGTCTGCATCTGTTGCCCCAATAACTTTCGTTTTATCGGTTAACTCAATAAACTTATTTACAATGTTATTTTCCAAGGCCGCTGAATTAAATAACACTAACATTAGCGATAACATCGACGTTAGCATCGACATTGACAATAAACGGGATAAAAATTTACGCATAACCTTCCTTTGAACCATAATTCTTATTCACTTTTACTACTCGTTAGCAGGGATATTCCTAACCAAGAAAACCAGACAATTTGGCTTACACCAAAAATTTCAGTAAAGACTTCAGCAGGAATTACCGTAAGAATGCCAACAACGCCAACGAAAATTCCTAAGTAATTAAGGCCTTTAGAAAACTCATTACCTTTTAACGCGGCAATGCTTAACAATAATACCCAAAGCCCACCGACAATTTCGTTGCCACCACCTAAACCTTCAACCACAGTGTAAATAGCTCGCCACATTGTCATCGCCTGTTCTGGATCTTTAGTTGATAACTCCAAAGCAGCTGATAACCCAATATTGGCTATCATTCCACTTGCAATAACTAAGCCCACCCAAACCACACCGAATATAGCGGCGACTTGAGACAGGATTGGGGTATTGGCTTTCAATCGGTCATTAATCGCAAGCACCAATACCGCTAACAAAATCCCAAATAGTATATACATAATGAAATTTACGATAGACAACGCGACTTGATTTTCAGCGAGAAAAGCAAACTTTTGCACAGAATTAGCATCTGCTGGGAAATTCCAAAATGCACCAAAAAACACGAAAGCTGATATGTAAATAATAGCCTCAAGAAGTGCTGCGACTCCTCCTGTTTTTTGCAGAGTTTTCATAAGTCATTCCTTTATAAAAAAATAAATTTAACATGAAATAATAGAAATAAACGACTTTAAGATGTAACAAAAACTTACACCCTATAAAAGAGTCAATAATGGACTAGAGATTCGGTATTCTATTTAAAACTTACAACCTTAAAATGTGGGTTATCTGCAAGAGCTTCCATTTTCGACACCGAATCCAATACACACAATTGTTCACTATTGTTAACTTTAATCTTTATACACTCTTCTCGACTTGTATTACGTTTAACATCCACAGCGATGCCTGTTATTTCATCACCCGATTTGAGAGTAAGTTTGATTAAATAATTATACATACAGGCTATTTCTACATAATCATGTTGTTCACAAGAGATCATCAAAGTTCACCTTTTAAAGAATTGTGCTTCCTGCTTAGTTTAGTTGCTATCATTTATGCACCACTAGGACGAACGTAAAATCTTTTCCATAGACTTTCCTTTGGCAAGCTCATCAATCAATTTGTCGAGATATCGAACCTTACGCATAAGTGGATCTTGGATCTCTTCAATACGTACTCCGCATACAACTTCCTTGATCAGAGATACATTGGGGTTGATTACTGGCGCCTCAGCAAAGAATGTAGTTAAGTCATTTTCATTCTTAATCTGTTTAATCAGAGCGATAGAGTTATAACCTGTGAGCCAACAAATAACTTGGATGACTTCCTCTTCGGTTCTGTTCTTTCTCTCTGCTTTTTGAACGTAGAGAGAATATATTTTTGCTAATACCATTGAAAATATTTTGTGTTCCGACACATCTTCACCTCAGAGAGCTCTAATGCCTAATTGAGGGGATTTTATATTTTAGTTTTTGACGACATAATTAACTGTTTTAAACGCTAATAGTACACCAAGCAATTGAAAAGCAATTATTGGTAACATTACTATGCCAATAGCCATTGTAGTTGGCAAAGATAGAGATAAGTTAACAATAAAACCAGCAATAACTCCCCTGAATGTAAACTTATTAAAATCTACAAAACTAGTTTCACTTGCTCTATATATAATGATTAAAAAGCAAAGAGCAGCGAAATAGACAGCAACGATATCACCGATGAATGTTGGTATATAGCGAACAATTGGTAGCTCAATTATTCCGAGTTTCGCGAGTAATTTCGTAAGGGGGAAGCCTATAATTAATGCACCTGCAGCTATTATAGGAGATAAAAACCAATACAATGGAAGCCCACTTATAAAATATAAAAACTTTCGCATTACTAACAACCTTTCATTAAAAGTAACGCCTAGTTAAAAAGCACGTACAAACTTAAGCAAAATATTTTGACGCCACGCCAACTGCAACAAACAAAATAATTAAAGCAATCCAATTCTTTTTTGAAGCAGCTAGATTTTCGCCGCATACAGGGCAAGTTGATGCTGTTATTGGAGTGCCATTTATATTTGCTATTCGAACTTTTGGCGCTGTAATTTCTGATTTACACTTTTTACACTTCATAAATATCCATTCGCCCCATTTCTGGCTGAGAGCCAATACGCACCGCAAGGTCAAAAACGTCATTGGTCCATTTTATTGCTGCCGAAGGTTTATCGAGAGCAATAAAATCAGCAATTGAACCTACTTTTTTATATCGCCAATGGCGACCAAACTACAATCATTGATTTAGCTTCGCCAATACTTGAGCTCGAGCATCTGAATTTGAAATTCCTTGTCCAGAAGCCAGCTGTAATTCAGCTTTTTGCACTTCTTCAAGTAGTTCTATTTTTTCCTGCATTGCTTCGTATTCCGCAACATCTAAAACAACAGCAACACCTTTCCCTCGTTGAGTTATAACTAGGGGCCTTCTTGTTTCGTTAATTTGCTTTATGAAAGAAGCAACACCTGCTCTAAATTCAGAGAGAGGTTGAATATCTTGGTCAAAATGAATACGGCTCATAAAGTACCTTTAGTTGTACAATTAGTTGTACCGTAAAATATAACCCATTATGGGAATTAAAGCCAAACTAGTTTGAGTTATAACGCCCTGTTAAGGTGCTGATAATGTTTGGCTAAAATGTGTAGCGAAGCGAAACCGAGCCAAACTTTAGCAGTCCCGACTTTATTTGCTTGTTAGGTGTAAATTCTAATTAGTAATACCAAGCTTTCTCAAACAGATAATAGACAAAATACCTAAAAAACCCAATACAACAAGAATTACTGGCGACAGCGAATCATATTCGTGATTAAAAAAAGTAGATACAAACATAACAAAAACAAGTAGAGCACAAAATGCCAGAAGACTTGAAGTTGCATATCCAAGAATCTTAACGATTAGCCCACCCTTACCATTTAATGCAAAAGCTAAACAAATAAAAGGAAGGGCAACTGGTAATAAATAGATCGGCATTTTGTTAGATATGACAACTACAATTATTACAACAGCAACAATAATGTATACGCCCGTCAATACGGCACTAAGAATATTCAACCGTCTCCCTTACACCTAACGCCAAGCTAAGCGAAAAATACAGTTAGGCTAAACTGCGCGGAGCGCGAGCCAACTGTAATTTTCCGTTTAAGCGCCTTGTTATATTTTTATGCTACCGTAAAGTTTACTGAGTGAACATTACTTAAATTAATTTGTTGTTTAGCATGCCAAAGATCATAGTTATCTTGCATTGCTAGCCAACTTTCTGGCGTTCTGCCAATTGCTTTAGATAAGCGAAGTGCCATTTCAGGAGAGATAGCACTTTGACCTTTAAGAACACGGTTTAAAGTAGATGATGCTACATCTAATTGCTTAGCTAAATAACGACAGCTAAAGCCAGCAGGCTCTAGGTAAACGTCATAGATAAACTCTCCAGGATGCGGCGGATTATGCATAGTCATTAGTGATAGTCCTCATAGTTGAGAATGTATGCATTACCATCGATAAACTCAAAAGTAATGCGCCAGTTGCCATTTACAGTAATAGACCAAATCCCGTCACGATCCCCTTTAAGAGGGTGCAATTTAAAACCGGGTAAATTGATATCATCAATTTCTTGCGCGGTATCTATTGCGGTAAGTTGCATCCGTAATTTACGTTGATGCTTAGCCTGTATTCCAGCAACACTTCCAGTTTGGAAATACTTTTTGAGGCCTTTGTGCTTAAAAGATTTAATCATGACATAAGTATAGCGTGATGCGCATCACTCGTCGAGAGAAATATAACGCCCTGTTAAGGGGCAAATTTAACTTGGTTAAAATCTAGGAACGCAGTGACAAAAACCAAGTTGAATTTGTCCTGCTTGAATGACTTGATACTTATTGAGCCTTCTCCCCGAAGTCTAGCGATAAACTAGACTTCAAGGCGACCAAACCAAAAGGAGAACACTCAATGAAATTCTATACTAATTCTCACCCTTTTTATTGTGGGATCGATCTTCATTCACGTATTTTGTACGTGTGCATTATTGATAATGAAGGAAAAACTGTTTTACATCAACAGATTAAAGCAGATAAGCAACAACTATTAAATTTACTAAAACCTTACATTGGCCATGTCGTTGTTGGTGTTGAATGTATGCATTGCTGGTATTGGGTTAGTGATTGGTGTGAAGAATATAGTATTGATTTTATTCTAGGCCATGCACTTTATATGAAAGCTATTCATGGTGGGAAAGCCAAAAACGACAAAATAGATTCTTATAAAATTGCCTGTTTAATGCGTGGCGGTAACTTCCCTCTTGCTTACGTTTACCCTTCAAGAATGCGTGCAACTCGCGACTTACTCAGACGACGAACTCATGTTGTTAGGCACGGTGCTGATTTAAAAGCACATGTCGTTAATACCGACAGCCAATATAATTTACCGTCTCAAGCACTCAATCTGAAAAATATATCAGCCAGAGAAGGCTTAAAACACCATTACGAGGACCCTGTTATTCAGCGAACCATCGAGCTGGATATGGTGTTACTTGATTGCTATGCAAAAGAGTTAAAGAAAGTAGAATGGTTTATCGAAAAACAAGCGAAAGAGCACCACGGTTGTTATTTATCATTAATACGCACCTTTCCTGGTATCGGACAAATTCTTGGGTTAACCATTCTTTATGAAATTGGTGAGATTTGCCGATTTGAATCCGTTCAAAACTTTGCCTCTTATAGTCGACTCGTAAAGTGTAAAGCCGAGTCAGCAGGTAAAATTTATGGTACTAGCGGCAATAAGATTGGAAATGGCTATCTAAAGTGGGCATTTAGCGAAGCCGCGGTTCTGTATCTGCGCGGTAACGATAGAGCGAAAAACCATCTAAGCAAACTGCAAAAACGCATGAGCAAAGGCAAAGCACTCTCTGCGTTAGCGCATAAAATAGGTCGTTGTGTGTATTACATGCTGAAAAACAAAACGGTATTTGATGAAGATAAATTTTTAAAAGGTTAAGTCGCACAATGGCGTGAGCCTAAAGCCTAACTCGCTGGTTAAGAGCATGAACTATCATCGTCGTTTAATCACTATTTGATGATGATTATGCCAAGTTGTCCAAGCCCATATTGCTTGATTAGACACGCCATTGGTGCGCATACAAACAATAAGCAAAATCGTTTACACCTTAGCTAAGCCTGAAACTAACTGAACGTTTGAATCACTTTGCTTGAATAGTGCTAGTCAAAGGTTAACCGAAGAATGTCTAGTGCCCCTATTTTCACCAAGGAGGATGGAATGATAGGCAGTGATGAGATCACATTAAGAGAGCCTCAATATGTGTTTGCAGTAAACGATGATTTAATTGCAAAGCGACAGAACGAAGCAGACGTTTTTGCTAATTGATATAAGAGGTGGCTGCTACGCAACCACAGAATTTCTAGTGCTTATTTGACAGGAAAAGGCTCATATGTGTTATATTAAAATTTATAGTCAAACACTATTTTTCCACCGCCTGTTGATATTGGTTGAAAGCTTAATTTAATATCTTTATCTTCAATTAAATATTCAGACAAACCAACAACACCAGCAAAAATATGCCATGCAATCATGTTGTTTTTGAAAATTTCACTTTTCGACGTTTTGTCATCATCTATCGATAAGTTATACAGAGCTAGAGATTCTGCTGCAATTAAATTACTGCAATATAACTCGTTACAACCAGCAATAGGAAATAATAGAGCGGCTGCGCCGCCATACGTATGCGGATCTTCTGATGCCATCCATGAATTAACAGCAAATAACGCTTCCACCCCTATAATCATTAGCGGCGTTATTTCTGTTTCTTGTGGTTTTACATCCGGATTTTCTTCGGCAATTATATTTGTAGAAAAGAATAGAAGAACAAGAAATAGATATCGGGTCATAAGTTTAATTCCTTTTAATATAACGCCCGCATAACCGGCAAACAAAAAACGGGGCCTTCAAGCCCCGCTTTTTGTTTGTCCGCGTTAATGCGATTGTTAGGCTTTCGATTTCCTACGAGAAAATCCCAAACCAGCTAAACCAAAACTTAGCAGTGCAAGTGAAGCAGGCTCTGGAACTGCTGCGGCTTCACGATATGCCCATACGCTGTAAGCTGAATGAGAATAAGAAGAGTCAGCATTTGATAAATTGTTATTGCCGATCATGAAGCTACTTTGACGAATATAAGTAGAGCCATCCCAACCTACACGTCCAGTATCGTAGGTACCAGAACCATTGTCATAGAAAGCATGAATCCAATTATTTCCACCGAACTCTGTATATGGTGTGTAAACCCCCATTAAATCGTACATTAACTGGGCTGGGGCATCATACTGATCTCCAGTATGATAAGTTCCTATGGTCAGTTCAGTTGCACCTGTATTTGTAAAAAATGCTAGTAAATCAGTTGCATTAGCAACCGTAAAACCACCACCTGCGTAAACACTGCTACTAAAAAAATAATCGACCGATCTTCCTGTCTGTGTTACGAGCGCCCATTCCAAATTAGTATCTGTATCAAGGACAAGCAATCCATCGCCAGCTGAGGCATAATCAGTATTTATTAAAGTTGCATTGGCGGAATGTGCGTATGCCAAAAAAGCAAGTATTGTGATGAGTTTCTTCATTATTATTCTCCGTAAAATATAATTCGTAACAAAAAGCAAAATGCATGCCAAAACCCTATGCCATTGTTTTATCATATTATTTTACAGAACCCATATTAAAGTCCTGAAATGTGTAAAAATTACTGGCACCTTTTCGCCGCAAATTGTAAAAATATTATACTGATGATCGGTGCCGCTCGTTTCTCCGCCTAACGCCTCATTAAGAGGCAAATTTAACTTGGTTAAAATTCCGGAACGCAGTGACAAAAACCAAGTTAAATTTGTCCAGCTTCAATGACTTGTTAAGTGTTACTTTACTCATGATCTACGGGGCTTTCTCCGCCACCAAAAGTTCCATTTCCTCTCTTAACTTCCAGATCCATTGACCGGTTATAATGCCATACAAAAATTGCAGCTAGAAAAGGGATAATCCAGACAAAAACGATTTGCCCTTTTTTTTGAAAAGCATCCAAATCATCTCTTCTCGCAACTTGAATAGAAACAATTACATTGATTAAGAGCCAAATTACAGCAAACAAATAGGAGAACTTAAATTCCATAACCAATCCTTTGTGACATTTAACGCCTTACTAAGAGGCGAATGATACTGGCACATGTTTTTGCGTTGTTTGCAAAAACTGTGACAGTGTTATTTGTCCTATTGAGTAACTTGTTAAACCGCATTATGCCACTTGAAAATTATACGGTGAAACATGTAATGAGCTTTGCTCTTGTCTTGTTCTCCATAAATCATGTGCATTCTGTAAACGAAGCCAATGATCTGCTGATGGTTTTCCAAAAGCTAATTCAAGACGGACAGCCATCTCGGGGGTTACAGACCCTTTTGCATTTAAAACTTTAGATAAAGTTTTTCGACTTACATCAAGGTGCTTTGCAACATCCGTGATCGTTAACTCTAAAGAGTCGATCACTAACTCTTTTAATATTTCCCCCGGATGTGCAGGGTTAAACATAGCCATTAGTGGTAATCCTCATAATTTACAATTTCAACGTCACGTCCAATAAATCTATACGTTATGCGCCAATTCCCGTTTACTCGAACTGACCATACGCCTTTCCTGTCACCTTTAAGTTGATGCATAAATAAACCAGGTAGATCCATATCGTCTGGTTCTTCTGCTTGATCTAAGTTAGCAAGAATTAGACGTAGTTTCTTTTCGTGCTTTTTCTGGATTCCTACAGTACTACCTGAAGAGTAGAACTTTCGAAGACCTTTATGAATGAAACTTTTAATCATAACTTGATTGTAACCCGAAAGGTATCGCTCCGCAACCCTTAAGGTTACATACTAGATGCGTACTTTGACATGCGATTTAACGCCTCACTAAGAGGCAAATAATAGTTGGTTAAAATAAGCGACGAAGGAGCAAAAACCAACTGTTATTTGTCCTTTTGAGTGCCTTGTTAGAGGCCTTTTTCACCTAGAGCAAGTTTCGCGGTATGTTTAAGTAAACTTATATCACCGATTTTCCCATGCCCCGGTACTACCCTCTCTACGTTAGGGTACTTATTAATAACGTTTTGAATTGATATAGGCCAGTCTTTCACTGATGCATGTCCCGTATAACCTAAGCCTTTACTCTCAATACTTTTAACAAAACACCCGCCAAAAAGAATTTTTTCCTTTGGAAGCCAAACAACAATATTATCCCGTGAGTGACCAGCACCAGGATAAAATATTTCTATTTTATTAGTAAGTAATTCATTATTTTTGATTTCGTGGCTAGATTCTTCTCTCTTCTTAGATTTGAGTAGTTTATTAGTTAATGGTGTAGCATAAGTTTTTATTTCTAAGCTGTTAAGGAATGAAAGTCCACCGCTAGCATCTTTATGGAAGTGTGTAACTACAGCACTTTTGAGTGTTAATTTTTTTGATGTAATCCACTCTACTAATTTCTTTGTATCTTTGACTGTCCATGGTGTATCTATAATGTGTGCATTTGATCCATCAACAACAACTAAACCTGATGCACCTACCATTCCATAAGAACCAACCTTTTTATATGAAATGTGCTGATAAACATTATCAGCTAGCTTAGTAACTTTGAATTTAGGCACTTTTTCACTAGCAAATGTAATATTCGAAATGATAATGCAAAGAAAGATAATATATCTCATAAGTCGACAGGCCTCTAACGCCTCATTGAGAGGCAAATTTAACTTGGTTAAAATTCCGGCACGCAGTGACAAAAACCAAGTTGAATTTGTCCTGCTTGAATGACTTGTTAGAGTTTTCAATCATATCTATTGAACTGTCTTTCACAAGGTATTCCATCGTTATCACCATCCATTTTCGTGTTAGGACAATGCCTGATAAAATACTTAGCCTCTTCATAAGACCTCATTTGAGAGCAATGCTGTCTACCATCACATTTAAAGCGCGATTTTGGCTTTGCGATTTCCTTAGCTTTAGACAGTGTTTGAATAGCAGCACTGTTTGAAAACTTGACTGCGGCACTACTTTTATTAGGTTCAACAGTTTCACTATTCTTAAGAGAATACTGCCAAGCACCTAAACATATAAGAATTAGAATTAATAATTTTTTCAATTTAACATCATCCCTGAGAAAACATCTAACGCCTCAATAAGAGGCTTTTATTAGTTGGTTAAAATTTGAAGCGAAGCGGAACTCAACCAACTGATAAAAGTCCTGCTTGATTGCCTTGTTAGGTGTTGAACTTAGCCCAAAACACAACGAAATAACAAATAGACATAACAGCCATAATAAGTAATGAAAAAGGCTTGCGAACCAACTTCTCTTTAGCTAACCAATTAACCAAAAATACTCCGATAACTAACCAAGCTAAAAACAATAAAACTGATAAAACAATATAGCTTTGAAAAAGCAATTGAGTTGCACCAAATGGGATACCCATCAGGAGCAGAAGAATTACTCTTCCAAATGTTGAATTTCCAGTTTCAATTTTCACTAAAACACCTAACGCCTTTATAACGGGCAAAGTGCGTAGCACTTTGTCCAGCCAAAGGCGTTCGTTGATAAACTTGTTATATGCTATTCACAATATGGATGGCCGAATTCTCGTTGGCAAAGAGCTATTGCGGCATTCATTTCTTCTATTCTGTTACAGCTTCCTGCTTCGGCCAACTTAATTCGAAGTTGCTTTTGACGGTTGGTTTTATATGGAACCTTTATTGTTTTAGGCGAACCATATGATCCGCATGAAAAGGTATGAGAATAAGACTTGTAACCCTTAGATGTCGATGATTTTGGCACGCTGCTTGACGACAAACCATCTAAGCCGGATGAAGAGTATTGATTTGAGTTTCGTGCGATTCCTTGTGCAAGCTGAGTGAAAATTGAAGAACCACCCCGACTATTTTTAGCGGCATCTTCTAACCGTCGTGCTTCCTTAGGAGATATATATGGCACCAAATATGTTTCTAGAATATCCTCGCTCGTTCCGTGATGCTTCGATGAAATGGTTTCCTCTACGGTATTGTCTGAATAGTAATAAACTCGATATTCCTTCGCATAACTAAAGTCATTACTAAATTTAAGGACTGTGTTGCCGTAAAAACCTCCACCATACAAAGCTAGCTCGCTCCCTTTTAGTCTTCCGTAAAGATTAGCTGTCGATGGATTGCTGCGACATCCGACCTTCCTCCTTTTTACTTTATAAGTATTTTTCGAGTGGTGCGTAATACTATAGGTTTGGTGGCTGTCTTCAATTTTTCTTCCTTGACACCCTCCAGACCCCTTTCCAAACCAAGTGTCGCTATCAACTTTTATTATATAGCTTAACTTTTCTAGTCGAATATTTCTAAATGGGGGGGTTATGTTCGCTTTTGGATATTTTTGATCAAAGGTTTTCTGTGTAAGCCAAACGGTTTTAGGGCCGCTGTATGTCTGACACCCTATTAGGAATATAGAGATGATAGAAAAACATAATAAGGTAAAGTGTTTCTTTATATGAGTCATAGCCATTAATTTTGTCCTTAATTATTTATTCTGAGGTTAGGCATATCTCACGTAGCGGTGTGCGATAGCGTGTCCATTCACGAACTAGCGATTCTGCCTAGTCTTTCGCCGTTAGTTAAAATCCGCCAAAATCTCAAGGAAATCTTGGAGTAGGTCAATAATATCTAGATAAATATTAACTGAAATATTTTTAGTTACAGAGAAATATTCATCACCAGAATATTCTTACAGTCTGTCAAGGTCAAGAGCGTATAACGCCAAGCTAAGTGGCTATTAATAATGGCGCTGCTTTTGCGTTGTTTGCAAAAACTGTGACAGTGTTAATTGTCCAATTGAGCGCCTTGTTATATTTAAATTTTTGATTTTTTAGGGCGTATTATCCCTAGCAAAGTAATAAAACCACCAATACCACTACTTACAAAAAATGGAACGGTGTTTATGTCGATACTACCGGCATAGCCAGACGCTAAAACAGACATCATAGAGCTTACCTGAATGGTGTACCCTAATGTCGCGGCGATAACGATTAATGCTCCTGCGACAATTAGTGAAATATTAATTTTATAATCCATTTCCGATTTACGCCTTTAAATATAACGCCTCATTAAGAGGCAAATTTAACTTGGTTAAAATCTCGAACGCAGTGACAAAAACCAAGTTAAATTTGTCCTGCTTGAATGACTTGATACTTATTGAGCCTTCTCCCCGAAGTCTAGCGATAAACTAGACTTCAAGGCGACCAAACCAAAAGGAGAACACTCAATGAAATTCTATACTAATTCTCACCCTTTTTATTGTGGGATCGATCTTCATTCACGTATTTTGTACGTGTGCATTATTGATAATGAAGGAAAAACTGTTTTACATCAACAGATTAAAGCAGATAAGCAACAACTATTAAATTTACTAAAACCTTACATTGGCCATGTCGTTGTTGGTGTTGAATGTATGCATTGCTGGTATTGGGTTAGTGATTGGTGTGAAGAATATAGTATTGATTTTATTCTAGGCCATGCACTTTATATGAAAGCTATTCATGGTGGGAAAGCCAAAAACGACAAAATAGATTCTTATAAAATTGCCTGTTTAATGCGTGGCGGTAACTTCCCTCTTGCTTACGTTTACCCTTCAAGAATGCGTGCAACTCGCGACTTACTCAGACGACGAACTCATGTTGTTAGGCACGGTGCTGATTTAAAAGCACATGTCGTTAATACCGACAGCCAATATAATTTACCGTCTCAAGCACTCAATCTGAAAAATATATCAGCCAGAGAAGGCTTAAAACACCATTACGAGGACCCTGTTATTCAGCGAACCATCGAGCTGGATATGGTGTTACTTGATTGCTATGCAAAAGAGTTAAAGAAAGTAGAATGGTTTATCGAAAAACAAGCGAAAGAGCACCACGGTTGTTATTTATCATTAATACGCACCTTTCCTGGTATCGGACAAATTCTTGGGTTAACCATTCTTTATGAAATTGGTGAGATTTGCCGATTTGAATCCGTTCAAAACTTTGCCTCTTATAGTCGACTCGTAAAGTGTAAAGCCGAGTCAGCAGGTAAAATTTATGGTACTAGCGGCAATAAGATTGGAAATGGCTATCTAAAGTGGGCATTTAGCGAAGCCGCGGTTCTGTATCTGCGCGGTAACGATAGAGCGAAAAACCATCTAAGCAAACTGCAAAAACGCATGAGCAAAGGCAAAGCACTCTCTGCGTTAGCGCATAAAATAGGTCGTTGTGTGTATTACATGCTGAAAAACAAAACGGTATTTGATGAAGATAAATTTTTAAAAGGTTAAGTCGCACAATGGCGTGAGCCTAAAGCCTAACTCGCTGGTTAAGAGCATGAACTATCATCGTCGTTTAATCACTATTTGATGATGATTATGCCAAGTTGTCCAAGCCCATATTGCTTGATTAGACACGCCATTGGTGCGCATACAAACAATAAGCAAAATCGTTTACACCTTAGCTAAGCCTGAAACTAACTGAACGTTTGAATCACTTTGCTTGAATAGTGCTAGTCAAAGGTTAACCGAAGAATGTCTAGTGCCCCTATTTTCACCAAGGAGGATGGAATGATAGGCAGTGATGAGATCACATTAAGAGAGCCTCAATATGTGTTTGCAGTAAACGATGATTTAATTGCAAAGCGACAGAACGAAGCAGACGTTTTTGCTAATTGATATAAGAGGTGGCTGCTACGCAACCACAGAATTTCTAGTGCTTATTTGACAGGAAAAGGCTCATATGTGTTATATTTTACTTTTACCTTTACTAAATGAGTACCTCTGAAGCTTTGTTAGCAAACGTTCAATAGTTGTAAAACACATAC is from Thalassotalea crassostreae and encodes:
- a CDS encoding HigA family addiction module antitoxin, which gives rise to MAMFNPAHPGEILKELVIDSLELTITDVAKHLDVSRKTLSKVLNAKGSVTPEMAVRLELAFGKPSADHWLRLQNAHDLWRTRQEQSSLHVSPYNFQVA
- a CDS encoding type II toxin-antitoxin system RelE/ParE family toxin → MIKSFIHKGLRKFYSSGSTVGIQKKHEKKLRLILANLDQAEEPDDMDLPGLFMHQLKGDRKGVWSVRVNGNWRITYRFIGRDVEIVNYEDYH
- the bla gene encoding subclass B1 metallo-beta-lactamase — its product is MRYIIFLCIIISNITFASEKVPKFKVTKLADNVYQHISYKKVGSYGMVGASGLVVVDGSNAHIIDTPWTVKDTKKLVEWITSKKLTLKSAVVTHFHKDASGGLSFLNSLEIKTYATPLTNKLLKSKKREESSHEIKNNELLTNKIEIFYPGAGHSRDNIVVWLPKEKILFGGCFVKSIESKGLGYTGHASVKDWPISIQNVINKYPNVERVVPGHGKIGDISLLKHTAKLALGEKGL
- a CDS encoding excalibur calcium-binding domain-containing protein is translated as MKKLLILILICLGAWQYSLKNSETVEPNKSSAAVKFSNSAAIQTLSKAKEIAKPKSRFKCDGRQHCSQMRSYEEAKYFIRHCPNTKMDGDNDGIPCERQFNRYD